The window GAATTCCTTCATCCGTTCCACGATGGCAGCCGGAGGATCCACTCGCGGCGCTTCCGGATGGAGCAGCCATGTGGCGGCATAATGAGTGTCGCTCACTTTGAAAAGCGGCGGCCTTTTCTCCAAATCAATCTTCATTGCATACTCACTTCGAAGAGCGAACGCATCCCCCGTCGGCGGTTCCAATAAATCAGGCGGCGAACCGGGAATTGCATATAATTGCTCTTCCTCCGTATCCAAGGACGGCATCGAACTGAGCAAGCCCCATGTGTACGGATGTTGCGGGTTATAGAAAATCTCGTCGACAGTCCCGACCTCCACGATCTGTCCGCCATACATGACGGCGACACGGTCCGCGACATTGGCGACTACCCCTAGATCATGGGTGATGAAAATAATGGCCGTATCGATCTGCTTTTGCAGTTTTTTCATCAGTTCCAAAATCTGTGCCTGAATCGTGACGTCCAAAGCGGTTGTCGGTTCATCCGCGATGAGCAACTTCGGGTTGCAAGCTAACGCTACCGCGATGACAATCCGTTGCCGTTGCCCGCCCGAAAATTGGTGCGGGTATTGCTTCATCCGGATTTCCGGTTGGGGCATCCCGACAAGTCCGAGCAATTCGACCGACTTTTTCCATGCTTCTTTTTTGTTCATATTTTGGTGTTTCAAAAGTGGTTCCATAATTTGCTTGCCGATTGTCATCGTCGGATTGAGGGAGGTCATCGGATCTTGGAAGATCATCGATATGTCCTTGCCCCGCACTTTCTGCATTTCTTT is drawn from Sporosarcina sp. FSL W7-1349 and contains these coding sequences:
- a CDS encoding ABC transporter ATP-binding protein produces the protein MEKIVEVRDLELSFHTFAGEVKAIRGVNFEVFKGETLAIVGESGSGKSVTTKAIMRLLPESSTEYKNGAIWFGGRDLLAVSEKEMQKVRGKDISMIFQDPMTSLNPTMTIGKQIMEPLLKHQNMNKKEAWKKSVELLGLVGMPQPEIRMKQYPHQFSGGQRQRIVIAVALACNPKLLIADEPTTALDVTIQAQILELMKKLQKQIDTAIIFITHDLGVVANVADRVAVMYGGQIVEVGTVDEIFYNPQHPYTWGLLSSMPSLDTEEEQLYAIPGSPPDLLEPPTGDAFALRSEYAMKIDLEKRPPLFKVSDTHYAATWLLHPEAPRVDPPAAIVERMKEFPGSRYYEGQAGGAR